In Lodderomyces elongisporus chromosome 2, complete sequence, the following proteins share a genomic window:
- the SKO1 gene encoding Transcription factor: protein MTDSRSNFDLEPNPFERSFATKDSSVSLATTQHSGSSDTVTSSIHSNKVYENQPNIHQNNQLHQNQFQNQLHQNHQHPLQNQQHSHLQSHLQSHSQSQHQNSNQNQNQNQQHLPHTKLPGITPPLFTPGGRRLPPLEQSSNPGTPTTNLWNSLLSASNNHQNPQFSQQNYNQFMSTLKKTGLTPNESNLRTGLTPGGLSTFGFGGGVPGLSTPGAFLNGPITPGLSNLLGMSGIGPINHSQDPLGPVQQPVQPVQQSQPSLAPNGSLNSQTGPALAPTQPPAQAQVQAQVQPIPTGQVPNGSGPGRAIDVGTAGQAPGAPTSVSTMSLPPAPVPLPQMPEIDEMSKNSSSSQLSLPTEAKADPAQTNDEQPKTKKRKTTKTTTASRKGRTKVKKEDSPSKDTLEGESQKENESGSPSGNPSGNPSGNPSGSTSGNQNGNEKKNGKDKEDSKATEEEKRKSFLERNRVAASKCRQRKKQLIQKMEDELTFYSNGYRESSAQVTQLRAQLLDLRNIIEAHKNCPSLVQYCGGAENLEKILKDATVATEVTVEAQNNMSSIPSTIPTTLNIEQ, encoded by the exons ATGACAGAT CTGAGGTCGAATTTTGATTTGGAACCAAACCCTTTTGAAAGGTCGTTTGCTACAAAGGACTCATCTGTATCACTTGCTACTACTCAACATTCTGGATCTTCTGACACTGTGACATCCTCTATTCACTCCAATAAAGTATATGAAAATCAACCAAACATTCATCAAAATAATCAGCTCCACCAGAACCAATTCCAAAACCAGCTCCACCAGAACCATCAACACCCACTTCAGAACCAACAACATCTGCATTTGCAACTGCATTTGCAACTGCatctgcaactgcaacaccAGAACCTGAACCAGAACCAAAATCAGAACCAGCAACATCTCCCACATACAAAGCTACCAGGTATAACACCTCCTTTGTTTACACCTGGTGGGAGAAGGTTGCCTCCCTTAGAGCAATCGTCCAACCCTGGCACACCAACTACAAATCTATGGAATAGTCTTCTTTCTGCGTCAAACAATCACCAGAACCCTCAATTTAGCCAGCAAAACTACAATCAGTTTATGAGCACATTGAAAAAGACTGGCCTCACACCAAATGAATCAAATTTGAGAACGGGTTTGACTCCAGGTGGATTATCTACTTTTGGATTCGGAGGCGGTGTTCCAGGGTTATCGACACCAGGTGCTTTCTTGAATGGGCCAATCACTCCAGGGCTATCGAACCTACTAGGGATGAGCGGGATTGGACCAATAAACCATTCACAAGATCCCTTGGGTCCAGTACAACAACCAGTACAACCAGTGCAACAATCACAACCATCACTAGCACCTAATGGATCATTGAATTCACAAACTGGTCCAGCACTAGCACCAACCCAGCCTCCAGCACAAGCTCAAGTACAAGCTCAAGTACAACCAATACCAACAGGCCAAGTACCTAATGGTTCTGGACCAGGTCGTGCAATTGATGTTGGTACTGCAGGACAAGCACCTGGAGCACCTACTTCTGTTTCTACAATGTCTCTCCCTCCTGCTCCTGTTCCATTACCCCAGATGCCAGAGATTGATGAGATGCTGAAAAATTCGTCGTCTTCACAACTCTCTTTACCAACAGAAGCCAAGGCTGACCCAGCACAAACAAATGATGAGCAgccaaagacaaagaagcGAAAAACAACGAAAACAACTACCGCTTCAAGAAAAGGACGCACAAAggtgaagaaagaagattcACCATCCAAAGACACTCTAGAAGGTGAATCgcaaaaagagaatgaaaGTGGGAGCCCAAGTGGAAACCCAAGTGGAAACCCAAGTGGGAACCCAAGTGGAAGTACAAGTGGAAACCagaatggaaatgaaaagaagaatggaaaagacaaagaagatTCTAAAGCTACagaggaggaaaaaaggaaaagtttTCTTGAAAGAAATCGAGTAGCAGCTTCCAAATGTCGacagagaaagaaacagtTGATACAAAAGATGGAGGACGAGCTTACTTTCTATTCTAATGGTTATCGAGAATCAAGCGCACAAGTGACACAGTTGCGAGCGCAGTTGCTTGATTTACGAAATATCATTGAGGCACACAAGAATTGTCCATCATTGGTACAGTATTGTGGCGGGGCAGAAAATTTAGAAAAAATCTTGAAGGATGCGACAGTAGCAACCGAAGTAACGGTTGAGGCGCAAAATAACATGTCCTCGATCCCTTCGACTATACCAACTACTCTAAACATAGAACAATAG
- the MNS1 gene encoding mannosyl-oligosaccharide alpha-1,2-mannosidase (CAZy:GH47), whose protein sequence is MSFNITHGNTYKDKPTGRSLPLYYSRHFAPTTNFKTKNKKRIMLLKGFLLSVVLYLIYYFASHTLNNSQFTLFNNEVDWKDVQLKVRQAMLDSWHTYEKHGWGTDVYHPLSETGENMGPKPLGWMIVDSIDTLMIMDCPEEVERARLWIKDVDYKFNYEVNNFETTIRMLGGLLSAYHLSNEDEVYLNKAIELASSLAGAYDSPSGLPYASVNLQTGKGIKNHVDNGASSTAEVATLQLELKYLAKLTGDVQWWDKAQKIMQVLDSNNVVDGLVPIYVNVDTGKYQGKLIRLGSRGDSYYEYLIKQYLQTGESVYYEMYRESVEGVRKHLVGKSKPSGLTFIGELERGVINGGGLSALSNKMDHLVCFYGGTLAVGATKGLVLEEARKQPWWDAEREAHFKLGEELTYTCYKMYHDVDATGLSPEIVVFNNDPEKDTDFYIKRLDRHNLQRPETVESLFYLYRITGDEKYRQWGYEIFNNFMKYTKVVNDKGEVSFTSLNDVTSFNQDGSPKMRDNTESFWFAETLKYLYLLFDDADTIDLREYVFNTEAHPLPVFKPDEGFKTWSRAK, encoded by the coding sequence ATGTCATTCAATATAACTCACGGAAACACATACAAAGACAAGCCAACTGGAAGATCCCTTCCGTTGTACTATTCACGACACTTTGCACCAACTACTAatttcaaaaccaaaaacaaaaagagaattaTGCTCTTGAAAGGCTTTCTATTATCAGTAGTGCTATACTTGATCTACTATTTCGCATCGCATACGCTCAACAACCTGCAGTTTACACTATTCAACAATGAAGTCGACTGGAAAGATGTTCAATTAAAAGTCCGTCAAGCCATGCTTGATTCATGGCACACGTATGAGAAACACGGATGGGGCACTGATGTATACCATCCACTACTGGAAACTGGTGAGAATATGGGCCCAAAACCATTGGGATGGATGATTGTAGACTCAATTGATACTTTGATGATAATGGATTGTCCCGAGGAAGTGGAAAGAGCACGTTTATGGATCAAAGATGTAGACTACAAGTTCAACTATGAGGTCAacaattttgaaacaacaattaGAATGTTGGGTGGACTCTTATCTGCATACCATTTGAGCAATGAAGATGAGGTGTATTTGAACAAGGCAATTGAACTAGCATCCTCTTTAGCTGGCGCTTATGATAGTCCGAGTGGGTTGCCATATGCTTCAGTGAATTTGCAAACCGGTAAAGGGATCAAAAATCACGTCGATAATGGTGCAAGTTCAACAGCAGAAGTGGCTACTTTACAATTGGAATTGAAATATCTTGCAAAATTGACCGGCGATGTCCAATGGTGGGATAAGGCGCAAAAGATTATGCAAGTCTTGGACTCAAACAATGTGGTGGATGGATTAGTGCCAATCTACGTTAATGTTGATACCGGGAAGTATCAAGGAAAATTGATCAGATTGGGAAGTAGAGGCGATAGCTACTATGAATACTTGATCAAGCAATATTTGCAGACTGGCGAATCCGTTTATTATGAAATGTATAGAGAATCAGTGGAAGGTGTGCGGAAACACCTTGttggaaaatcaaaaccaaGCGGCTTGACATTTATTGGTGAATTGGAGAGAGGAGTAATTAATGGTGGCGGTTTAAGCGCTTTGTCCAATAAAATGGACCATCTTGTTTGCTTTTATGGAGGTACGTTGGCTGTAGGGGCAACAAAAGGTTTGGTTCTAGAAGAGGCAAGAAAACAGCCATGGTGGGATGCAGAGAGAGAGGCGCATTTCAAGCTTGGAGAAGAGTTGACATATACATGTTACAAGATGTATCACGATGTCGATGCCACAGGGTTATCACCagaaattgttgttttcaacAATGACCCTGAAAAGGATACTGATTTCTACATAAAGAGATTGGATAGACACAATTTGCAAAGACCAGAAACGGTTGAGCTGTTGTTTTACTTGTATAGAATCACTGGTGACGAAAAGTATAGACAATGGGGATATGAGattttcaacaactttaTGAAATATACCAAGGTTGTCAATGACAAGGGTGAAGTTTCGTTTACTTCATTAAACGACGTGACAAGTTTCAATCAAGATGGATCACCAAAGATGAGAGATAATACTGaatctttttggtttgcaGAGACATTAAAGTACTTGTATTTGTTATTTGACGATGCAGACACAATTGATTTGAGAGAGTATGTTTTCAACACTGAAGCACATCCCTTACCAGTATTTAAACCAGATGAAGGGTTTAAAACGTGGTCGAGAGCAAAGTAG
- the STR2 gene encoding Cystathionine gamma-synthase, with amino-acid sequence MPSQEIGLPIPNIPHAVSVTLPTWEATVGYEEGEEWVTSKMNSGYPRFFIHTTIKQLCQKLEEKYGRQGEKCMVFPSYKVAKRCREFIKNRSSSKVRVLQLSTPEPVNETEKSTKVGTSIGVVFFQEQDYALAKSYWQHSGEVLSSRMAEYIVRELFIGPRSITKSELQAQKIQSRSPSILASRRSSGAGSNNVEDVEKEFNTFIEQKYGRVLDLKFCKEAKRALRRRICGKVDKSRNQIEEIEKSRRGKHLSESDVYLFPSGMASIFYAHYALLNIGPAKKSVCFGFPYVDTLNILKKFGPGVEFLGLGDDESLQNLETQLAQGLDIMALFCECPSNPLLKTPNLKKIRELADQYDFVVVVDETVGNFLNIHVLPYADMVASSLTKVFSGDSNVMAGSLVLNPLSKHYQKLKQFFNNDYEDLFWAEDALWLERNSRDFVERVHKIDDTSARVVQLLESNPKIAQVYYPSSSPTKKYYDEIKNPSGGYGGLISFLFKKPEDAVKFFNAVDLHKGPSLGTNFTLACPYAVLAHYQELDEIEQWGVDRNLIRISIGLEDPDDLLQVLNNALE; translated from the coding sequence ATGCCGTCACAAGAGATTGGACTCCCCATTCCAAACATTCCACATGCCGTTTCTGTAACTTTACCTACATGGGAAGCCACTGTTGGGTatgaagaaggagaagaatgGGTGACATCAAAGATGAACTCGGGATACCCACGATTTTTTATCCACACAACAATTAAACAATTGTGTCAGAAATTAGAAGAGAAATATGGTAGACAAGGTGAGAAATGTATGGTTTTCCCCAGCTATAAAGTTGCAAAGAGGTGTCGAGAATTTATCAAAAATCGTTCATCTTCCAAAGTCAGAGTGCTTCAATTGAGTACACCAGAGCCAGTAAACGAGACTGagaaatcaacaaaagtTGGTACTAGTATTggtgttgtgtttttccAGGAACAAGATTATGCTTTAGCCAAGAGTTATTGGCAACATTCGGGAGAAGTACTTAGTTCACGGATGGCAGAGTATATTGTTAGGGAACTCTTTATTGGTCCTCGCAGTATTACCAAGCTGGAGTTGCAAGCACAAAAGATCCAATCTAGATCACCATCAATTTTGGCGAGCAGGAGGAGTTCTGGTGCTGGGTCGAATAACGTTGAAGATGTAGAGAAAGAATTTAATACTTTTATCGAGCAAAAATACGGACGTGTATTGGATTTGAAATTTTGCAAGGAAGCCAAGCGAGCATTAAGAAGACGTATATGTGGTAAAGTTGACAAGAGTCGAAACCAAATCGAGGAGATTGAAAAGTCAAGAAGAGGAAAGCATCTTAGTGAGCTGGATGTATATTTATTCCCCTCGGGAATGGCCTCGATATTCTATGCACACTATGCATTGCTCAATATTGGTCCAGCCAAAAAATCAGTTTGTTTCGGTTTCCCATATGTTGATACATTgaatattttgaaaaaatttggaCCTGGAGTCGAGTTTCTTGGCTTGGGTGACGATGAATCTTTGCAAAATTTAGAAACTCAATTAGCACAAGGGTTGGATATAATGGCGTTGTTTTGTGAGTGTCCTTCGAATCCGTTGTTGAAGACaccaaatttgaaaaaaatacgTGAATTGGCAGATCAGTatgattttgttgttgttgttgatgaaacaGTTGGTAATTTTCTCAACATCCATGTTTTGCCATATGCAGATATGGTGGCATCTTCATTGACCAAGGTGTTTTCTGGGGATTCAAACGTTATGGCTGGATCATTAGTGCTAAACCCCTTATCCAAACACtatcaaaaattaaagcaatttttcaacaatgatTATGAAGACTTGTTTTGGGCCGAGGATGCGTTATGGTTAGAAAGAAATTCTAGAGATTTTGTTGAGAGAGTCCACAAGATTGATGATACTTCGGCAAGAGTTGTACAGCTTCTCGAATCAAATCCCAAGATTGCCCAAGTATACTACCCCAGCAGTAGCCCGACCAAGAAGTACTATGACGAGATCAAAAACCCTAGTGGTGGCTATGGAGGATTAATTTCATTCCTTTTCAAGAAACCAGAAGATGCAgtcaaattttttaatgCAGTAGACTTACATAAGGGACCCTCTTTGGGAACAAACTTTACATTGGCATGTCCATATGCAGTGCTTGCACATTATCAAGAATTGGATGAAATTGAGCAATGGGGAGTAGATCGGAATCTAATTAGAATCAGTATTGGGTTAGAGGATCCTGATGACTTGCTACAGGTTCTAAACAATGCTCTTGAATAG